cttaatcacttgggcaggggttggaGGAAGGTCGGTGGGGGTGATCACGCATGCCATGTGAACtggcatccttggtcttttgatcaaggaaaagttccctggCCTAGGTGCAGTTCGGTAGAACTatcgagccggcctacacgtgggccCACTATGCCGCCAGTCCTCGACAGCCACTAATCGAGATGGCAGGTGTTTTGCCGATAAGGCATAGCGTGTCAATgccgagctttgggtaagtctttctcgcactacattgctcaatacatcacattaATTGGACATTGTTGAAATAATGACTAGATACATCGCatacatcgcgtctatatgcaggatttctttagatgcgaggagggatacgaGGCTAAGGAGGATGTTGTGGCTGACAAAACCGCCAAGAAActcgtcaaggacatgcactacgaggcgcgcatCTAGGCTATGATCCAATACCATGCGGAATTCTTAAAGAGAGGATCCCTAAAAGGGTGGCAAGAACCATGAGCCTGACCTCGGAacaatacctgaaggtaaatatagaacattaatacttattttttctaagattaattgcacttaatttcatcttcttatatgtcatatacttaaTGATGTAGGTGCCTCCGTGTTGGTGCGCCTACGATCTGCAGTGTTGGGCccagatggtggaaaggtggtacGACCCCGCGTGGCaggagaatcacaacgcttgccaggagcggcgtttgctgatgccgggtgcaccacaccatcaaggcaacctcaacctctcagaatacatggctagatgggtacgtgaattcatttctttattctaaggctcaactctgcataatttctaatcatattacTTTTTTTTGCAGTCGGCATCACATGGTGGCCAACCCTGCACCTAGTTCGaggcatatgctttggcccacaaggggaaGGCGACGTCCAACATCGCCTACAGCAATGAGTCCATCCACAACCATCTCGAAGGATACTCATCAATGGCAAGGCAGGTCCGTGgcccagagtacgatccgagctcCCATGACcatgatggagaagtggtcatgaggccaggaggaggcaagaagcatggtcggttctggattggcgacggcaccatcgacatggccagtactcccactctctcctagattTGAGTACGGAGCACGGGTTCAGTCtggcgatacgcccacggccggACTCTACCGGTTCTAGATGAacgcactccaggttatttctgttttattcatcgttcattgatttttacatacttttgcattgcattgtaacattgggatgaaatattgtaggctcagctagaacaagaaacgaggcaccgggaggagctagaggcgaagatggaaGCAGAGCGGCATAGGATGGAGGCAGAGCAGCAGAGGATAGAGGCAGAGCAGCAGAGGATGGAGCtatagatgtttgaatatatgaggggtgtttatgctgcaatcggtcaacctccaccACCGTTTCCAGTCCCTCCTCCTGCTCCAAATACTGTTTCAGGCACTGTGAGtcgctttacaaccttataatcaagtttttgcagaatcaatcttacaaaaATGCCAagacactagaaacttagtgactaatgctatatgtttgttaccaactagtactTAAACCTTATAATCTAGTTGATGCTCTGTAAGTTGGGTGGACAGTGTGGTCTAAATGCGCTTTCTATATTATAGATAAGAACTGTGGGAGTCAACTTTGGGTTTTGTTCTGCCCTGGATGTTGTTCTTTACTGTGAAGTTTTGGATTATGGTACTTACTATGGTACTTTTTATCAGTGAATGCTACATAATTATCAAATGATAGTCTTTTCACGGTGAAGCATTTTGGAGGCTGGTGTTGGTTGACTTGAATGCAGTTGCTGTTAGGTGCCTTTGTGCCGTGAATGTGTTGTGTGACCTTGCTAAGTAGTCTGTGCGCTCTCTCTTTAGCAGAACTTGAGGCAGTGATGATGCTCGACTGCCTACTGCTCTTGCAGTTAACCTGATTTTAGTGTTCCATAGCTGGTCATTAGATTTTTATATTTATCTATCCTTATCTGGTTCTAAAATTTTTATGTTTTTGAAGGGGTTGCCATGTTTAAATTTTTCTGTGTCTGGATTATCATGTAAAGTTTCATTTGAGTGGTACAAAGCTATGACATCACCAGTCTATTTGTGTGAAGGATTTGGGTTTTTGTTTTTTGTAATTTGTAATATTGTGATTCCGTTGCGTCATTAGCTGCTGTTAGCCTTCACAGTTCAGGAAAAAAAGACTAATAGTGTTgtttaatcttgtctcacacatgccaatctcttctcctttgtgcagcatcaatcggcggcatcgaatgagcctcatgacctagCCTTGTTGCAgtggaactcgtggcctaagtgaAGCCCTGTCGCAgtggaactcgtggcctaagtacttgtgattttatttgtatttgcattTGTTGATTACCTATGACTacttgtggttgtgaatgaacctacttgtgattctaaagtttatttgcatctatgtgttgtcgatatatctatatgaactgcatgtgatgcctattgtgaactatctgtgatggatgtgatgtttatctGAATGTGGTACGTGGCTGTGACCGAACCTAATAAACTGATTATTTgtggcagctttgccgagtgtaacactcggcaaagaggccttttgccgagtgccaggtgtaAAACACTCGGCTAAGTGGACACGTGACAAAATTCTGTgcattctgggactaaaatggcatctttgccgagtgtctgccctatgacactcggcaaagaagccaaatTCTGTGGATTTTGGaacaggctttgccgagtgcccacactttgacacacggcaaaagaagtcactttgccgagtgccccctctttgacacacggcaaaaaaaGTCACTTTACCGAGTCCCCACactttgacacacggcaaaaaagccaggtttgccgagtgcccacacTTTGACACATGGCAAAAAAaaccagctttgccgagtgcccacacTTTGACACATGGCAAAAAaccaagctttgccgagtgctcacactttgacacacggcaaaaTGGCCAGATTTGCCGAATGCCCACACTTTGACACATGGCAAAAaggcaagctttgccgagtgcctaatatttgacactcggcaaatgcgcCGTGACCGTTTCCACTCTGTCACGTACTTTTTTTCGCCGAGCGTTGTTTTCAGCTCTCGGTAAAGTCTTTGTTGAGTGCCcgacagaaaacactcggcaaagctactaTTTACCGGTACTGTAGATGCcgtgtgctctttgccgagtattacactcggcaaaccatttgccaagtgttttttgggttttgccgagtgcttgtggCACACAACAAACTACTATTTTCGGTAGCGTTTGATAGAGGAAACTCATCGTCTTGAGCACTATAAGGCTATCAGATTGTTGCCACCAAGGTATAGATACATAAGGCTAGGCATGTGCTCACCGGCGTTGGGTAGGAGAAGGCCCTGGAACGCATTGTCGGTGAGGGCAAGAACCTGGAGTGAGGACATGGCGAAGAAGTTGGGTACGATCTCTCCGCGTAGGAGGTTCCTGTTTGCGGTGAACTCCTCTAGCGACAGGAGGTAGGCGAGAGGGCAGGCTGCCTTGCAGGTGGTTTTCATCTAGCCTGAGGCCCCGAAGCTTGGTCAGGCTGCCGAGCAACGACGGGATCTCTCTGGACAGCGAGTTCTGGTGCAGGTATAGGTACGTGAGGTTGGGGAACGATGTCGCACCGAGACAGGCGGGGATGCCACTGGTGAGGCTATTGTCATTGAGGTAGGCCACCCTAAGGCTGGTGCAGTTGCAGAGGCTGCCTAGGATCTGCCATCTGATGCCGCTGTTGCCGCATAGGCTGAGGTACCGCAGGCGCCGTAGCATGCCGATGCTCGTTGGGATGGCCCCGGATAACGCGTTCCAATCGAGGACTAGGTGCTCAAGGTGCGTGAGGTTGCTAATGGCTGGGGAGATCGTTCCAGTGAGCCCGAGGCCTAAGACGTTCAGCGACGTGACAAGCCCACCATCCGTGATGCAGGTCACGCCACGCCACCGGCAGAAATGCGTTGTGCTATTCCATGACCGGAGGGTGCCGCCGTCCGACACGTTGGCCCTGAACGCAAGCAGCGCATCCCGCTCCATGTCGGACTCAGATCCCTACGCGCCTATCACTGACCGGAACATGATTGTTGGTGTAATCATAGGTTGGGGCCTTCGAGCAGCTGTGGCAAGATGGGTGGGAgacaccaaattcaaactacagaGTGGAGCGGGCAACTGACCGGTGGTGACCGCGCTCAGGAGATTGTGGATGTCGTCATGTGCAGTTAGCATAGGGCGGTTGTATCTTTTCATTTTCAAATTAGCGTGTGTGTAATAGCAAGTTAATCTAAGGGAATGCTGGTGTGTGTGTCTCCTTCTATCATTTTGTATTCTAAAAGAGCTGTAAAATGCTATCTGAGAAAAATAGCTCTGACCACTGGAACACAACGGTTTTAGCGTGCTCCTCCACTGTTCTTTGTGTTCTTAGGTAGCCACTAAGAAATCTAGTGCTTGTGATCGATTCttgtttctacatgtggtatcaaaGCCGAATCACAACCCAGAAGTGTTGCGTGCGTTGAGTTGATCATTCTGCGATGAGTGATCGGAGTTCTGGAGGTGACGACAGCGGCAGTCGTGGCGATCATGGGCGGTACAACTACCCTCCATTGACGGCCACGAAGTACACAAGCTGGAGCATTTGAGTCCAGGTGATCATGGAGGATCAAGGCATCTAGGaggtggtagaaccgcccgaggGGACGTCGACGGTGCAGACGGTAGATCAGAGCAGCAAAGACAAGAAGGTGCGGGCGCATCTATTACAGTGCTTGTCGGATGATCTACTAATGCAGGTGGCGAAGAAGAAGATGGGCAAGGAGGTTTGGGATTGCCTGAAGTCAAGATTCATGGGTGCGGAGCGTGTCAGGGATGCACAGCTCCAAATGCTCAAGAGCGAGTTCGACGCTCTGAAGATGGGGCAAGATGAGGCACTCAATGATTATGCAGGAAAGCTGACTAGCATGTCAGTCAAGTTCAGCAATTTGGGCAGCATGTTGGAGgatatggcaatggtgaagaaaCTGTTCGACATTGTCTCAGAGAAATTCATCAATGTTGTTGCCGGCATAGAGCAATTCTATGATCTCAAGACAGTGCAGTTCGAAGAAGCAGTGGGTCATTTGAAGACCTTCGAAGAGAGAACTCGGCGGGGAGCAGGGAGTTCGAAGACTGAAGGTGGGCAGTTactcttcactcagtcagagtggGAGGAGAGGAAGAGAAAGGCCACCGGTGATTTGTCGGGTAGAAGTAGAACATCGGAGGGTAGCCGAGGCAGAGGTTGGGGATGAGGCAAAGGCCAAGGAGGGCATGGACAAGGTTGAGGCAGGGAGAATGCTTGGAATGGCAAGAAGGATAAAAGCCACATTCAGTGTTTCAAGTGTAAGCAATATGGTCATTATGCCAACCGGTGTCCtagagagaagaaagatgaggagGTGCATCACGCTCGGGCGGAGATAGAGCCGGCGTTGATGCTTGCAGTAGTAGAGGAGCAGATGGAGCTACATCTAACCAGAGGCGGGGAGCTCTTCGGCAGCACCTGGTACCTAGACAACGGGGCCAGTAATCATATGATAGGAGATCGAAAGAAATTCCTGGAGCTAGATGGAGGGGTGACCGAGAGGGTGAGATTCAGAGATGGCTCTGGTGTGCAAATAGAAGGGAAGGGATCTATTCTTTTCAGATGCCGAGATGGGAGTCAGTGGTTGCTCTGAGACGTCTACTACATCCTCAAGCTCAGGAGTAATCTGGTGAGTCTCGAACAACTCATGGAGAGTGGGTACATGGTGGTCATGGATGATGGCGTGTTGGAGGTGTTCGACAAAAATCCTCAGAGGCTACTGATGAAGGTTCAGAGATCCCTGAACAGGCTGTACAAGGTGGACTTGAAGCCTGTAGCGCCAGAGTGCTTGATGGGGAGCATTGAGGAGCCAGCATGGCTCTGGCATGGTCAACATGGCCATGTCAACTTTGGTGCACTAAAGatggtgggggagaaggagtTGGCTGGTGGAGTGCCACGGATTAGCTATCCTGAATAGCTATGTCATCCATGTTTGGTAGGGAAGTAGACGCGCGATCCATTCCTAAAGGCATCAAGTTTCAGAGCCAAGAAGCCACTAGAGCTCGTCCATGTTGATCTCTGTGGACTGATCACCCCCTCGACAGCTGCTGATCAAGCCACTACTGCACTGAGTATGTTCAAGGCAGAAGCAGAGAACTCAGTGGGGGAGAAAATCAAGGTTCTATGTTCAGACCATGGGGGGGAGTTTCTATCAGGTGTTTTTGTAGGGATATGTGAAACAGCTGGGATCAGAAGGCAACTCACAGCTCCATATACACTATAGCAAAAtggtgtagtggagagaagaaacAGAACTATAGTTGAGATGGCTAGGACCATGATGAAGAGTATGAATGTACCAGGGAAATACTAGGGAGAGGTAGTGAGACATGTTGTCTACTTGCTTAACGATTTGCCTACCAAAGCATTGTAGgagaaaacaccatatgagtgcTGGGTTGGTAGGAggccacacttgggccatctgaAAGTTTTTGGGTGTTTAGCTCACATGAAGTTCACAACACCACAC
This sequence is a window from Miscanthus floridulus cultivar M001 chromosome 10, ASM1932011v1, whole genome shotgun sequence. Protein-coding genes within it:
- the LOC136488586 gene encoding uncharacterized protein — protein: MQVAKKKMGKEVWDCLKSRFMGAERVRDAQLQMLKSEFDALKMGQDEALNDYAGKLTSMSVKFSNLGSMLEDMAMVKKLFDIVSEKFINVVAGIEQFYDLKTVQFEEAVGHLKTFEERTRRGAGSSKTEGGQLLFTQSEWEERKRKATGDLSGRSRTSEGSRGRGWG